The nucleotide sequence AGATGAGGACCGCTGAGGAGGTGGCGACGGCGTAGACCATGTAGTAGTTCTGCTGGAAGAGTCCCTTCTCGCTCTTCTTCACGAACAGCTTGGGACAAAACTTGCAGATCAGAGCCGGCTCGCCGTTGGTGGGGATCACGAAGGAAGGCTTCTCCAGGAAGTTCTTGCGGTAGAGGAAGGCACAGTATTCCGAATGTGACTCGGGGTCTTTCTGCCAAATGCCAGCAGGCAGTAGGAAAAGCTATCCATCGGGTGAGAAGTCTGGTCTTCTGAAGAAAGTGGGAACGCTTTAATCTGCGAAGATTCTAAAGCCTGATTTCTGGTCAGGAGTTTCTTCATCGACGTTCTTCACAGTATCGAACcttttcaatgattttttgcAGTAGAACTaagtttctgattttttggTCTTGATGGCTTTCCAAATTTTGACTGTGCGATCGTTGCTGCAGCTGATTATATGCTCGAATCTGAGGTCGAGAGCGATTCCCTGCACAAATTTTTCATGCTAATCTAGGACCTtcacatgatattttttttcgaCGTTCCACACAAAAATGCGCTTGTCCATACCAGCTGAGACTATAAAGCGGGAGTTGTTGGTCCAACGCAGGTCGAGCACGTCCTCAGTGTGCCCCATGAGCCTGCCCTTGGTCGACCATCGCAGGATGCGGTCTGAGCGGTTGATGGAAAGGCAGTTCTCGCGTTTCTCCCAGATGGTGATGCACTTGTCATCGGAGCCTGAGGCGAGGAGGCCGCCATGGGGGGAGTAGCGGACGATGTTGGTGTTTTTGTCTGCCTCGAAAAGACCATAGAGGATGCGTATGTTTTTCTTATCGGGGTGGATGGGCTGGCCGTCGTTGATGATCTCCCAGAACTTGATGCACCCCTCCGTgccctccctctcctcctccacGAATCGCTTCTCGTCGGAACCCGCACTCACGAACTCATTATCGAAGGGGTGAAAGTCGATGGAGAGAATGCGGTCTTTGGGGCCGTGCCACCCCATTTCAGGTGATTCCACTCGCATAATTTGGCGGTAAGTTTAATATTATAGTTCAAAGCCCAATCGGACGCTCAATAGAGAAAATTTTTCCACATGGTTTTAAGAATTCGAAAGAATGAAGATTGGCTCGGTAACAGCAGACCAAAATGCGCAAAATTAGACCTTTGGGATGGTTTTTGAAATTAATTGTTGATTTAGTTGGTTTTTCTGAAAATCTAAAATCTTGAAAAACTTATATCAAGAGGCAAATTTAATTGTATTTTGATTTAAAGAGGCATCATATGAACTCAACGAACAATACCTAACATAGCTGCTGATAATTGTTACTTACTAGCCTTGAAAGGTTTGGAAATTAATCATTTGACTGAATTTCATGAAATGACAAATGACTGTTagtttaatttcaaaaataagcGCAAAGTAACTTAGTGATTGCATTATGGTAGTTGATAGTTAAATATCCGATAAATGTGAATTAATATTTAAATGGAGATATACAGAGTTTTAGACATGAAGGTGGAAGAAGGAGAGGATGTATATCTGATCCAATGGCTAGGAGACCACCGTGATAACTCGCAATGGCTTACCAAGTCCTACATTAAACGCGAACATCCCAAACAACTTTCGCATTTGGAAGATTCGACATAACTTTGCCAAAAATGCTCAGAAATTAGATCCAGCTACTTCCAACTCGTAAAGAACACAACCAGAGGAAAACGCCCTTCCGTCAAAGAGGCAGAGGAAAGCAATGATGTTTCTTCGGGGAAGGCAAACTAAGTCGGTGAATCTGGATAGAACATAAGAAGGAAAGGAGCTATGACTCTTCGTCATGGAAGTGATCAAGTCTTAACCAAAGCGAAGACATtgctggaaaaggaaaaatcatgcTTATCAGTTCCGAGTGACCAATTCAAGATCAGCATATTCACATATCGAAGCTTCAAAACCATTGGACATACAAAGACTACGTCCAATAGATAATTGCCAAGAGGGCAGGAGGCAAATACTAAATTATATGGAACAATGGAGCAAAGGCATAAGTTACCGAGGAGGAACTGATGGAGCGGGAAAGCATCAAGCTTTGTGAGTTTTGGGAGAAGAAGCTTGGGCTGATcccaagtaaaaaaagaaaggaatgatACTTTTTGTAGTTTAAGTTGAAATTTCCCGATATAATGAGAATTTATTTCGCAAGACAGTTATTAATGGATAGACTTGGAATAGTTCTCATAATATCCGCACTCATAGCAGGGGCAGCGAATACATTAGGTAGTTTATTTACTACATAGGATTCACACTGCAAAACAAACAGCCAGTGATAGAGAACGGTATACACAAGC is from Nymphaea colorata isolate Beijing-Zhang1983 unplaced genomic scaffold, ASM883128v2 scaffold0625, whole genome shotgun sequence and encodes:
- the LOC116245292 gene encoding chromatin assembly factor 1 subunit FAS2-like, with the translated sequence MGWHGPKDRILSIDFHPFDNEFVSAGSDEKRFVEEEREGTEGCIKFWEIINDGQPIHPDKKNIRILYGLFEADKNTNIVRYSPHGGLLASGSDDKCITIWEKRENCLSINRSDRILRWSTKGRLMGHTEDVLDLRWTNNSRFIVSAGMDKRIFVWNVEKKYHVKKDPESHSEYCAFLYRKNFLEKPSFVIPTNGEPALICKFCPKLFVKKSEKGLFQQNYYMVYAVATSSAVLIFSTEKMQPLFGMGNYHYAALTDLSWRGSEMLAISSSDGYCSFIVFEKDELGEIYEPTGDLAALMKVQEYVPAQKPAMTETQQERVEYRETENGVKKKRIIPKKLAEL